In a single window of the Jaculus jaculus isolate mJacJac1 chromosome 9, mJacJac1.mat.Y.cur, whole genome shotgun sequence genome:
- the Birc5 gene encoding baculoviral IAP repeat-containing protein 5 — translation MGAPALPPAWQLYLKDHRISTFKNWPFLEGCACTPERMAEAGFIHCPTENEPDLAQCFFCFKELEGWEPDDNPIEEHKKHSSGCAFLTIKKQFEELTLSEFLKLDKERAKNKIAKETNSKQKEFEETAKKVRFTIEQLAALD, via the exons ATGGGGGCTCCTGCGTTGCCCCCGGCCTGGCAGCTCTACCTCAAGGATCACCGCATCTCTACGTTCAAAAACTGGCCGTTCCTTGAGGGCTGCGCCTGTACCCCAGAACGG ATGGCCGAGGCTGGCTTCATCCACTGCCCCACCGAGAACGAGCCCGATTTGGCCCAGTGTTTCTTCTGCTTCAAGGAGCTGGAAGGCTGGGAGCCAGATGACAACCCCAT AGAGGAACATAAGAAGCATTCATCTGGGTGTGCATTTCTCACTATCAAGAAGCAGTTTGAAGAATTAACCCTCAGCGAATTTTTGAAGCTGGACAAAGAAAGAGCCAAGAACAAAATT GCAAAGGAGACCAACAGCAAGCAGAAAGAATTTGAAGAAACTGCCAAGAAAGTCCGCTTCACCATTGAGCAGCTGGCTGCCTTGGACTGA